GTTCCGGGAACTCCTATAGCAAGAGGAGATTCAGTGCTTTTACCCTTTATAACTTTTCCGTTTTGATCCAGAAACATATCTTTTGTGGCTGCCAAAGGTGCTTTTTCGCGATAATCTAAGGAACCAATTTCGCCATTTGCTTTGCGGTACACCATAAAACCGCCTCCGCCAATGTTTCCGGCATAGGGGTAGGCTACTGCCAAGGCTAATTCGGTAGCAACCATGGCATCAAAGGCATTTCCACCTTTTTTCATGATTTCAACACCAATTTTTGAAGCTTCTTCTCGTGCCGAAACTACCATTGCTTTATCGGAAATTAACCCGGTTTGTGCAATGGTTTTATTTGAAATTAGGAAAGTTAAAAAGCAAAGAATCAGCATTGTTTTTTTCATAGGGACTTTAATTTCATTAGGGATTGATTCCTTAATTCTTCGAAGAAAAGGGTAAATTCAGCTTCAAATTCCGGATAGTATTTTTCAAGTTCGTTGGTTGAAAACCGCATTTTGGATTGATTATTAGTACGGCTGTCCATTTGAGTCAAAATGCGATTAATTCCTTCAACAGTTTGGTAGCTTACTAACCAATTATATTTTGTCATGTAAGGCAATAAGTTTTGGGTTTTGAGCGTCAAAATAGTTTGATTCTCCTGAAGGGATTTGTAAAATCGTTCCGTGTAGTCTTCTAATTTTTCATCGGAATAAAGATTCCAGTTTTTCGCTAAAAAATGATCGTAAAAAACATCTACGATTACTCCGGCATAATGGTGATAATTTTCGTGCAACTTCTTAGTGCTTTGTCGGAAAACAGGATGTGCATCTGTAAAAGTATCAATGAACCGATGCAAAATAATTCCTTTTTGAATCTCAGGATGATAATTTTCAAACTGTTTTCCGCGAATACCATCAGCCATAAAATTGCCGATTTTAATCAAATCATTATCTCCCGAAAGATAGATGTGGGCTAGAAAATTCATTTTTTAAGCTGGGATTAGGTACAGTACTAAATATGTTTTTGTAAATATAAAAAATACAGAACGCTTTAGCTGATAAATCTAAAGGATAAAAAACGGTTTTAAGAAATAATTAGTTCTTTCCTTTTTTTGTAGCATTAAACAATTTGACAAATCGCTCTGCAAGATTTGTTTTTGTAGAATAGGAATTGATTAAAACAGGTTGTTTAAGTTTTAAAATGCTGTCTATCACAGATTGAATTTTCTTATCTGAATCTGAATCTGCCAAAGGAAGAAAATGAAAATCTTGGTTGTAATGGCGCATGATTTTAGTTTCTTTTTCAACCAAAACTTTATCTATTTTTTGATCCATTATACAAACTACATTTTCTATTTTTCCGGTTAATATAAAACCAAAATATTCATCGTCTGTTGGGTACGGAGTGTAATAAATGTGTTTTTGTAGTTTGACAATTTTTCCGCGCTCAAAACTTTTTAAAGTATCAATATTATTAGAACCGAGCTCACTTTTAATTTTGATGGCGCTATTTTCATTTTCTATTATGTTTTTAAAAACATTGGCTCTGTCTTTACCAAGATAGCAATGAACATAATATTTCCCTTTAAAAGTTCGGGCGATATCCTGAATTTTGAGGATAGAAGTATTATTGTCATCAATCCAAGGAAGCATAGGAATCGAAATTAATTTCATTTCAACTTCAGTAGTATTTTTGATTTCTTTTTCCATCAAAATGGGTTCTGCCGGAATAACCATTTTATTCAATAATGAAATAATTGCAGTGTAATTTTGATCTTTTAGTTCTGCAATTTTATCGGCATCAGGATAAGGTCCAAAATGGAATTCTGCGTTAGCACTTTTATTAAAATCGGTGTCGTCTGCGCTTGAATTAATTAAGAGTTCCGGTTTAAAACTAAAAATATATAAGGAAACCAACAAGGCAATTCCGGAAAACACTAACATTAAGTTTTTACTGGAAGTACTTTTGGATTTAATAAAGAAACGATTCACAAAGATGGTTAAGAATAAAACTACCACTAAAAAAAGAAGAACTACTATTTTTTGAACGGTACTTTCATTTGATTCAGTCCAGTTTTCGGCCGCTGCTTTCTCAGCAATCATTCGTGTTGGACCTACAGTTAACATTAATAAACCTAAAGGGAATACTAAACTTAAACCAAAGAAAGAAAAAAGTATTACGCTTTTAAGTTTGTTGTTTCCGGTATTTTTATTGCTCATAATTGATTGTTTACTTTTCTTAATTTTTTTAGAAAACAGTTAAATTCTTATTCATTGGAATATTACTAATAATTTTTGGAATCTGTTTTTCAGTTCAAAAAAGGGTAGGGCACCTGTATTAATTATTAAAAACGCCGTTAAAGCATATATTGTAAATTTACAGAAATGTTTGTTTCAGTTTGGTATTTACTCGGAGTATATTCTTGTCTGTTGAAACCTGCTTGAACTCCCAAAATTATTTTTTTATAAAGTACTTTGTTGTATCCAGCTCCCATTCTATAGGAACTTAACGAAATCCTTTCGTCAAATTGCGATATGGTTTCTCTTTCATCCGGGGATGTTCCGTAACCTGCGTTTACAGAAAAATAATCAAATCGGGAATTAAAATAATATCTATAGGTGGAAGAAAAAGAAGGATAAGGTTTCTTTTGACCCAGTTGCATGTAGGATTTAATATTTAACCAACCTGGTCCAATGTATTTTCCAATACCTATTGCGGCAGAATAATTCTCATTATTTATGGTTTTGTTGTATCGCATACCCAATTCGCTTTCCCAACCTTTCCCTAAATTTTGAAAAAAAGAATAGCTTAATCTTACTTTCGGAAAAATACGATCGTTGCTTAAACCAATATTAAAAAAGGAATAATTCTTTTTAGAAGTTTTATAATAAGTTTCAAACTCGTACATCGAACCCGAAAGTATACTTTGATTATTCGATTGTCTGTCGTTGTAATTGTATCGGCCTATTAAGGTTAAATTTTTAAGTTGTTTGACGAGTTGTAAACTCGTATAATTCCATGGACCAACTCCTGGTCGATTAAAAAAAGTTGTCGTGTTGCTTAAACCGATTCGGTCAGAAAAAGAAACCAGCTTGATGTCATATAATTGATCTTTCAGGCTACTGTCATCCGGATATTTTGTTATCAAAAACTCTAAATAATCAGCAGATGTTTTTGCATCATTTTCTAAATTCAAAGCACGAAGTTTCAGTAAATAAAATTCTTTTTCTTCCGGATAAAGTGCTAATCCTTGGTCAATTGTTTTTACTGCTGCACTGGCATTATTGCTTTCAATTTCTAATAGGGTCAAATACGAAAACGCTTCTTTGTATTTTGGGTTTTTAATGATAACATGATTAAAATAATAGCGCGCACTGTCTATTTCATGGGTCATTTTATAAGCTCTTCCTAATGCAATATGAAAATCCAAATAATTGGGCGCATTCTTAATTCCTAAATGACCAAGTTCAATTGCTTTACTATAATTTTTTTCTACAGAAATCAATTTATTAGTTACAACTAATAGACTATCAGTATTGACTTTTTTTTGAGCAAATGTATAAGTGTTTGCTAACAATAATGCCAAAAATAAGAGGTGTCTAAATTTCATATTATAATTTATTACGTTGTTTTTATCAAATACCAATGGTTTAGTTTTTTATTAATTCAAAAAATTGAATTGTTTTGCAGTCAACTGCTTAAAAAAAACAATTGTAATTTAGTAGCTACGGCTTAAAAAATAAATATGGGTAAACTAAATAATTAATTTCACAAAGTACTTTCAAAGATGCCCGTTCTATTTACAATTTCTAAACAAATTATGTATTTTAATACAAAAGTAATGATTTTTACATTAAATGACTTGATATGTTCTTCATGAATTTTAAGTAGTCCTTTTCTTGTGTCGAATCAGGTAAAACTTTAAGTATGCAATATGTCTTTTAATTAAAAATAAAGACAGAATTTTTTAAAACATGTTTCATAAGTCTGAATACAACTCAGTAACTTTTTTATATTTGTATTTTAATACCTAAACAAACAACTAAATGACTTTAATAAAATCTATATCAGGAATTCGAGGAACAATTGGAGGGAAAGTTGGTGACAACCTAACGCCACTCGATGCCGTGAAGTTTGCTTCGGCTTATGGAACTTGGCTAAAAAATTATGTGGGGAAAGAAAAACTTACAGTTGTTGTAGGTCGTGATGCCCGAATTTCGGGACCTATGATTCATAATTTAGTAGTGAATACCTTGATAGGTTTGGGAATCGATGTTATTGATTTGGGACTTTCTACAACCCCGACCGTTGAAGTTGCTGTTCCTCTTGAAAAAGCAGACGGTGGAATTATTTTGACCGCTTCTCACAATCCAAAACAGTGGAATGCTTTGAAATTATTGAACGAAAAAGGAGAATTTCTAAATGGTATCGAAGGAGAAAAAATCCTTAAAATTGCCGAAGATGAAGCATTCGATTTTTCGGATGTGGATAATATTGGCGCGATTATGATTAATGATGCCTACATGGATATTCATATTGATGAAGTCTTAAATCTACCTTTGGTTGATGTTGATGCAGTAAAAGCAGCTAAATTCAAAGTGGTGGTTGATGGCGTGAATTCTTCTGGAGGAATTATTATTCCAAAATTATTAGAATTGATGGGTGTTGAAGTCATAAAATTATATTGCGAACCTAACGGACATTTTCCCCATAATCCGGAACCTTTAAAAGAGCATTTAACTGATATTTCAGAATTGGTTGTTAAAGAAGGCGCCCATTTAGGAGTTGTAGTTGATCCGGATGTGGATCGTTTGGCTTTCATTTGTGAAGACGGAGAAATGTTTGGCGAAGAATATACTTTAGTCGCTTGTGCAGATTATGTTTTGAGTAAAACGCCAGGAAATACGGTTTCGAATATGTCTTCTTCTCGTGCATTGCGTGATGTAACGAACCTGCACAACGGAAACTACGAAGCAAGCGCAGTTGGTGAAGTAAATGTAGTGGAATTAATGAAAAAAAACAATGCTATCATTGGTGGCGAAGGAAATGGCGGAATTATTTATCCGGAATCCCATTATGGTAGAGACAGTTTGGTTGGAGTGGCTTTGTTTTTAACCCATTTGGCGAATAAAAAAATGTCGGTTTCGGCTTTGCGTGCATCCTATCCGGAATATTACATGAGCAAAAACAAAATCGAATTGACACCCCAAATAGATGTTGATGCGATTCTTGTTGCGATGACCGAAAAATATAAAAACGAAGATATTACCACTATTGACGGCGTGAAAATTGACTTCGCTGAAAATTGGGTTCATCTAAGAAAATCAAATACAGAACCAATTATACGTATTTATACCGAAGCTGCTTCGCAACAATTGGCAGATGATTTGGCATTGCGAATTATAGACGAGATAAAAGCAGTAGCCGGAATCTAAAACTATAATGCAATTTAAATTAAAAACCCTTTCAAAGCAGCAGTACTTTGAAAGGGTTTTCTTTTAGTAAATAATCCTTTTATTCATTCCTTTTCTTTAACATTTTTAAACAATTATATCCATTCAAAAATCAATATCTTTGAAATCAAATTCAGTATGCAATGATTACCAAAGAAACTTCAACCCAATTAGAGCAGTATTTTCAACAATTTCGAAAGAATATTATCGGAATTGATCAAGATTTTGAATCTCCTTACGGAAAGCAAAAAATCATTTATACGGATTGGACTGCCAGTGGTCGATTGTACCGCCCGATTGAGGAAAAATTGATGAACGAGTTTGGTCCTTTTGTCGCTAATACACATACTGAAACTACCGTTTCCGGAACGGCCATGACAAAAGCGTATCATAAGGCTAGAAGTATCATTAAAGAGCATGTGCATGCCAATAGTGATGATGTTTTGATTAATGATGGAACCGGAATGACTGGCGTGGTGAATAAATTCCAACGTATTTTAGGATTAAAAGTGCCTGAAAACCTGAAAGATTTCATCAATATCCCGGACGAAAAGAAACCAATTGTTTTTATTTCGCACATGGAACACCATTCCAATCAAACGTCTTGGTTAGAAACTATTGCAGATGTTGAGGTAATTCCTTCTTCGGAAGACGGACTTTTTAGTATAGAAAATCTTGCTATTTTATTAGAAAAATACAAAACGAGAACCTATAAAATAGCATCTATTACTTCTTGCTCGAATGTTACCGGAATTCGCACCCCCTATCACCAAGCAGCTAAATTAATGCATCAAAATAATGGAGTTTGTTTTGTGGATTTTGCCTGTTCAGGTCCTTATGTTAAAATAGATATGCATCCTGAAGATGCTGAATCCTATTTGGACGCAATTTTCTTTTCGCCACACAAATTTCTTGGTGGTCCAGGAACTTCCGGTGTTTTGGTTTTTAATAAAAAATTATACAACAACATGATTCCGGATTGTCCCGGCGGAGGAACTGTTTCGTGGACAAATCCTTGGGGCGAGCATAAATATATTGATAATATTGAAGACAGGGAAGATGGCGGCACTCCTGGGTTTCTTCAAGTGATTAAAACCGCACTGGCGATTCAGTTGAAAGAGCAAATGGGAATTGAGAATATCTTGAAACGAGAACATGAAATTGTGGATTATATCTTCTCAGAATTAGGAAATGTTACCAATATTAAAATTCTGGCCGGTCAACATCGCGATCGACTGGGTGTGATTTCATTTTTTGTTGAAGACTTACATTTTAATTTGGGAGTGAAATTGCTGAACGATAAATTTGGGATTCAAACGCGTGGCGGATGCAGTTGTGCCGGTACTTACGGTCATTTCCTGTTGCATGTTGACCAAGAAACATCACATCAATTGATTGACGAAATCAGTCTGGGTGATTTAATCCGAAAACCGGGCTGGATTCGAATGTCAATTCATCCAACCACTACAAATGCCGAAATTAAATGGGTTTGTGACAGCTTAAAAGCATTGGCACAAAACCATAAAAAATGGGCTTTGGATTATGATTATAATAAAGATACGAATGAGTTTATAAACCATCATCCGCAAACATTTGAAGATGAATTGGTGAAAAAATGGTTCGCTTTATAGCACTTATAAGATTAAGAAAACTACCTTTTGTGTTTCCATCGTTTGTGCGTCCAGAAATAATATTCGGGCGCTTCAAGGATTTGTTTTTCGACTTCTCTTAAAAACACATTGGTGATTTCAAAATCAGGTATTGATCTTGGATTATCCGTAATTGGAACAAAAGTAGCTTCATAGAAACCTCTTTTTACCTTTTTTACTTTTACAAAAAGAACATTCAAATCATATCTTTTGGCTAGCATTTCGGCTCCGGTATGCACCGGAACTTCTACTCCCATGAATTTGTCCCAATGAAATGCTCTATTTAGTTTTGGCGATTGATCACTGGCTAAACCATACATGCTCAGGATTCCTTTCTCTTGGTTTTCGGCGATTAACGGAATGGCTCTTTTTGTTTCCACTAATTCGGCTTTGTATTTAGAACGAATATCCCGAATTAATTTGTCAAAGTATTTATTGGCGATTTTTTTATAAACGCCTATTCCTCTGAAAAGTGTTTTTTCGTTAAGAGTCAACAACCATTCCCAACTCGCATAATGAGAGGCTAACAGAATCGTGCTTTTTCCCTTTTTTTCATATTCTTTGACTACTTCAAGATTGGTGATGATGAATCTTTTATTCATTTCTTCGGGAGAAATAGTCATGGTTTTTATCATTTCCAGAAATATATCGCACAAATGGTGGTATGATTTTTTTTCGATAACGAGTCGTTCTTTTGCACTAAGATTTGGAAAAGCCAAAGCTAAATTCTCTCTGACCGTTTTTTTGCGATAGCCAATAATGTAATATAAGATCAAATACACAAAATCTGAAAACCAATAAAAAAGGCGAAACGGCAGGATTGAAATAATCCACAGAAATGGGAAGGCAATGATAAAAACGAGAAATTGCATGCAGTATTTTTTTATGCAAATATAACGCAAAAAGAAACAACGATATAAATTTTGACACTGAACTGTATCAAACTTGAGTTTCACTATCTTTACGATTCCTAATAAAACAACTGTATGAATACCATTTTAATAGCTATAATTGTCGTTAACGTTTTAATAAGTTACAAAGGTTTTAATGACCTTTCTTTTTTTAGAAAATATGAATTTCATGTCGGAAGTATTCGGGCCGGAGAGCAAATCCGGATGTTGTCTTCGGGATTTCTTCATGCAGATATGACGCATTTAATTTTTAATATGTTGACACTTTGGTTTTTTGCTCCGGTGGTAATAGGCTATTTAGGTGATTTTTCATTCGGATTGGTTTATTTCGGAAGCTTAATTTTCGGGAGTTTGTTGACGATGGTTTTTCACAAAAACGATTACAGTTATAGAGCTGTTGGTGCTTCGGGTGCTGTAACGGGTGTTTTATATTCGGCTATATTATTGCAGCCGGACATGATGTTGGGAATCTTTTTTGTTATTCCGATTCCGGCCTATCTTTTTGGAATTCTGTACTTGCTGTATTCTATCTACGGAATGAAAGCTAAAAATGATAATATTGGTCATACGGCACATTTTGGAGGTGCTGTTGGCGGTTATTTGATTACACTTATCAAAGAGCCACAATTATTTGCAGAACATACTTTGATGGTTATTTTATTGGCTATTCCAATTGTGATTCTTTTTGCAATGGAAAAGATGGGAAAATTATAATGGCACAACTTTTGAAAGAGAAATGATACAAAACAATTAAAACAATAATTCAAATGAAAAAAGCAGCATTAATTTTAGCCATTATGTTTATGTCAATGACATACGCTCAGGAAATTAAACAAGTTCCACAAATAAGCGTGAACGGAGAAGGAAAAATAAAAGTAGTTCCAGACCAGGCATCGATTGCTGTAACGGTGGAAACAAAAGGGAATAATGCTAAAGATGTAAAAAGGCAAAATGATCAAAAAATAGAAGCTGTTTTGAAATTCATAAAAAAAATGAACCTGTCTCCTGCAGATTATAAAACACAACGTGTTGCATTGAATCCGGAATACGATTATGAAAAAAAGAAACATAATTATAACGCGACTCAAACTATCGAAATTCTGTTGAAAGATTTATCTAAATATGATGAATTAATGGAAGGTTTGGTTGACGAAGGAATTAACAGAATTGATGCGGTAACGTTCCAATCTTCAAAATTAGCGGAATACCAATCAGAAGCCAGAAAATTAGCAATGAAAGAAGCGAAACTAAAAGCACAGGATTATGTTTCGGTATTGGGGCAAAAAGTAGGTAAAGCGATGACAATATCAGATAATTCACAAACCTATTATCCACAACCGGTTTATGCAGCTATGAAAACAATGGCAATGAGCGATAGAGAAGCTGCTCCGAGAGAAACATTGGCTGTTGGAGAAATCAATATTACGGCTAACGTAAGCGTAAGTTTTATTTTGGAATAAATCCAAAAAGCATTAAAAAGGCTGTTCAGGGGAATCTTGAACAGCCTTTTTTAGTTAATAATGGGATTATAAATGCTGATTGACTTCAACGCCTAATCCCTTAGCAATTCCTGCTCCTAAACTGGAATTGACTCTAAACCAATGGTACAATTGACGGTTGATGATGAGGTCTTTTTTGGGGCCTTCAATTCCTGACATTGCACCTGTAATATTATGTATTGTGTTTTTTTGTTGCTCTGGCGTCATGATTTGAAATAACTTTCCGGGTTGTGAAAAATGATCGTTTTCTCCTTCGCAATTTCGGTCATACCAGTCGGCCATTTTTCCAAATAGATCTATTGGCGGTTCTTTATAATTCATGTCTATTTCAATTTCATCAAAACTGTTAGGGAAATAATTTGGATTCTGCCCTCCATTTCCATCCACACGCATTCTTCCGTCCCGTTGGTAATTATTAGTCGCAAACGGACATCGATTTACTGGAATCTGTTCGTAGTTTGCACCCAATCGGTAGCGCTGTGCATCCGGATAGGATAACAATCGGCCTTGTAACATTTTATCAGGCGAATAACCAATTCCGTCTACAATGTGGGCAGGTGCAAAAGCAGCTTGTTCAATATCTTGAAAGTAATTATGTGGATTTTGGTTTAATTCTAAAACACCAACATCAATTAAAGGATAATCTCCATGGGGCCAAACTTTTGTCAAATCAAACGGATTAAAATAATAATCCTGAGAATTGGCTTCTTCTTCGGTCATTACTTGAATTTTAAGGTCCCATTTCGGGAAATTTCCGGCTTCAATGTTTTCGAATAAATCGCGTTGGGAAAAATCCATATCATGCGCTTTCATTTTGAGCCGCTTCTTCATTGGTGAAATTTTTAATTCCTTGTGCTGTTTTGAAATGAAATTTGACATAAGACCTTTCGTTTGCAGCATTAAGCATAGAAAAAGTGTGACTGCCGTATCCATTCATGTGGCGATAGCCATAAGGAGTTCCTCTATCAGACATTAAAATCAGAACTTGATGCAAGCTTTCTGGATTCAGAGACCAATAATCCCACATCATAGTCGGGGATTTTAGATTGGTGTGTGGATCTCTTTTTTGAGTATGAATAAAATCGCCAAATTTCTTAGGGTCTTTTATAAAGAATACCGGAGTATTATTGCCTACTAAATCCCAGTTTCCGTCTTCGGAGTAAAATTTTATGGCAAAACCTCTTGGATCTCTTTCAGTATCCGCCGAGCCTTTTTCACCGCCCACTGTCGAAAAGCGAAGCAAGACTTTTGTTTCTTTTCCAATTTCAGAAAACAATTTAGCTTTGGTATATTTAGTAATGTCATGGGTTACCGTAAAAGTACCAAACGCGCCGGATCCTTTTGCATGAACGACCCGCTCCGGAATACGTTCTCGGTTGAAATGAGCCATTTTTTCATGAAGAATGTAATCTTGCAGTAGCAAAGGACCTCGCGGACCGACAGACTGTGAATTTTCATTTTCTACAAAAGGTCTTCCGGACGCTGTTGTAAGTTTTTTTTCTGATTTCATAAGTGTAATTTTTAGTATTATTTAAAATCGAATGCACTTAGTAGAATAAAAAACGACAAATTTTTTATCTTGATGGTAAAAAAAACTATTAAAAAAAGTATTTGTACAGAAGAAAGTAGGAATGGGGAGATGTAACAATTTGTTTTTAACCGCTGAATTTCAATAAAAATTAAAACAGTTAAAAATAAAGTATTAAAGGTAAAAAAACTTAACGTATCATCAACAAAGTAATAACACAATATTAACAACAAAACAAGAACTTCTGTCCGACCTTTGTAGGGTAATAAACTGGTTATTTATTATTTTGGTTTTGGTTAGTTATAAGAATGCCGGCATCCTTTTGGATACCGGCATTTTTTATTTTGTAGTGTTTATAAACGAAAGCACAGCAGCATTAAAAGCATTGGGTTGCTCCACATTTACGACATGACCGCTATTTTCAATCACAAAAAGTTTAGATGATCTGTAATGACTCTCTACAACTTTTCGAACTGAAGGTAAAAACATATAATCTTCTTCGCCCATTACATAAAGTGTCGGGATATTGAGTTCAACTTGTCGAAACCATTTGAGTACAGGATTGATTTCGGCAGTTAATTTAAACCATTTTATAAATTCTTTCTGGTATAGTTTTTTGGCTTCATTTATAAAAAGCAATCGCGATTGTTTATGACTTTTTTTAGGCATAATTACAAACGCAAAAAACTTGTATAAAACCAAATAAGGTAAAACATATTTAAACATATTACCCAATCGCATCAAAACTTGTGAACGAAAATTCATTTTCAGAATTGCACCGCCAAGAATCATGCTTTGTACACGTTCCGGATACATTTCGGCTAATTGTCGGATTAAAATAGTACCTAATGAAATACCGACAAAATGCGATTTTTCTATTTTAAGATGGTCTAAAACTTCCAAAATATCGTGGGCAAGTGCCGCAAATGTATATTTTTGTTTAAAAGCTGTTTTTAGAGTTGGTTTAGATTCTCCGTGACCGCGTAAGTCTAATAATAATACATTATAATGTTTTTGAAAATCTCTGATTTGTTTGAACCAAATTGAAGAACTTCCGCCTGCACCATGCACAAAGGTTACCCATTGGGTGTTGTTTGGATTCTTGTAGATGGTGTAATTGATCACGCTTTTTTTTTGTAAAAATAGAACTTTAATTTTAAATCGCAATCTTAACAAAAAGTATTGCCGATTTTTGAGTTGTAAAACGTAAATTTGCAAAAAAATTGCACCCCATGGAAGGATTATTGAAAGAGAAAAGTGAAATAGAAAAATTGCAAAGAGAATTTAAAATTCTTTCGGAACAAATCTCAAAAATTAATACCACTATTGCACAAACTGCAATCCCGGCAGAAGAATTAGTTTTAGAAGAGTGTGAGGCTTAGTCTTTCATGTATTTTTCTGAAATAGGGAATGGCTTTTAGCAAGCGGCTTCCGTGCCAGGAAAACATTTCCCCATCTACAAAAATAGTTTTAGCATGATGTGTAAAACGCCCAATTTCAAAAGCATCTTCTTCCTTAAACGGGAACGGTTCCGATGACAATAAAACCAAATCCGGATCCCCTTCTAACCTAATTTTCTTTAATTCAATTTCAGGATAGCGCCCTTTCGTGCCATAAATATTCTCAAAGTGATTCAGTTTCAGTAAAGCATCAATATACGTTTGGGAACCCGCAACCATATAGGGATTCTTCCAAATAAAATAGGCCACTTTTTGTAACGGTTTGTCTTTGATAAAGGTTTTAAAATCGCTCAAAGCAAAAGCCAATTTATCATTCCATTTTTGTGCTTCGGTTCTGCAATTAAAGAGTTGACCAAAATCAGTTATCATGTTGAAATTATCTTCAATAGTCAGAACATCAGTTACCCAAACAGGACAAATGGTACTTAATTCAGTCACCATATCTTGCGTGTTTTCCTCTTTGTTACAAATGATAATGTCGGGTTGCAGCGCCTTTATTTTTTCAATGTGAACTGTTTTTGTCCCGCCTACAACTTTCTTGGTAGACTTAAAATGAAACGGATGCACACAAAATTTAGTAATACCAACAATTCGTTCCTCCAGCCCCAAATCATACAATAATTCGGTTTGTGACGGAACAAGTGAAATGATGCGCTTCGGTGCAGTGGCAAACGAATGGGAAATACCGAGTTGGTCTTGAATTGTAATCATTTATTTCGGGCTATTGCATTTATAAAGGCGTTAAATTACTTAAAACCGTTGTGTCTTGAAGCATTCTTCTCCTATTTTTTATTTATCTTTACGATATGAAAACAATTGTTAAAATAGTATTTCTGTATTGCATCGTTTCTACTTCATTAAGCGCACAACCGCTTGTTAATGTCAGATTACAAAAAAATAGTTCTTTAACGATTACTGGTACAACCAATGTAATCTCTTTCAAAATTTTTCAGGATGGTGATAAGCTTGCCAACAGAAAATTATCGGTTACCACTTCACAAAACCAAAATAAAATAACACTTAGCGACAATAAACTTTTGGTAGGAGTAAAGGACTTTACCTCTAATAATAAAATGGCTTTAAAGGATTTTTTGAAGTTATTAAAATCCGATACTTATCCCAATTTACAAATACAAATCAACTATTTAGATT
This region of Flavobacterium lacustre genomic DNA includes:
- a CDS encoding acyl carrier protein phosphodiesterase, translated to MNFLAHIYLSGDNDLIKIGNFMADGIRGKQFENYHPEIQKGIILHRFIDTFTDAHPVFRQSTKKLHENYHHYAGVIVDVFYDHFLAKNWNLYSDEKLEDYTERFYKSLQENQTILTLKTQNLLPYMTKYNWLVSYQTVEGINRILTQMDSRTNNQSKMRFSTNELEKYYPEFEAEFTLFFEELRNQSLMKLKSL
- a CDS encoding YaiO family outer membrane beta-barrel protein, whose amino-acid sequence is MKFRHLLFLALLLANTYTFAQKKVNTDSLLVVTNKLISVEKNYSKAIELGHLGIKNAPNYLDFHIALGRAYKMTHEIDSARYYFNHVIIKNPKYKEAFSYLTLLEIESNNASAAVKTIDQGLALYPEEKEFYLLKLRALNLENDAKTSADYLEFLITKYPDDSSLKDQLYDIKLVSFSDRIGLSNTTTFFNRPGVGPWNYTSLQLVKQLKNLTLIGRYNYNDRQSNNQSILSGSMYEFETYYKTSKKNYSFFNIGLSNDRIFPKVRLSYSFFQNLGKGWESELGMRYNKTINNENYSAAIGIGKYIGPGWLNIKSYMQLGQKKPYPSFSSTYRYYFNSRFDYFSVNAGYGTSPDERETISQFDERISLSSYRMGAGYNKVLYKKIILGVQAGFNRQEYTPSKYQTETNISVNLQYML
- the glmM gene encoding phosphoglucosamine mutase: MTLIKSISGIRGTIGGKVGDNLTPLDAVKFASAYGTWLKNYVGKEKLTVVVGRDARISGPMIHNLVVNTLIGLGIDVIDLGLSTTPTVEVAVPLEKADGGIILTASHNPKQWNALKLLNEKGEFLNGIEGEKILKIAEDEAFDFSDVDNIGAIMINDAYMDIHIDEVLNLPLVDVDAVKAAKFKVVVDGVNSSGGIIIPKLLELMGVEVIKLYCEPNGHFPHNPEPLKEHLTDISELVVKEGAHLGVVVDPDVDRLAFICEDGEMFGEEYTLVACADYVLSKTPGNTVSNMSSSRALRDVTNLHNGNYEASAVGEVNVVELMKKNNAIIGGEGNGGIIYPESHYGRDSLVGVALFLTHLANKKMSVSALRASYPEYYMSKNKIELTPQIDVDAILVAMTEKYKNEDITTIDGVKIDFAENWVHLRKSNTEPIIRIYTEAASQQLADDLALRIIDEIKAVAGI
- a CDS encoding aminotransferase class V-fold PLP-dependent enzyme gives rise to the protein MITKETSTQLEQYFQQFRKNIIGIDQDFESPYGKQKIIYTDWTASGRLYRPIEEKLMNEFGPFVANTHTETTVSGTAMTKAYHKARSIIKEHVHANSDDVLINDGTGMTGVVNKFQRILGLKVPENLKDFINIPDEKKPIVFISHMEHHSNQTSWLETIADVEVIPSSEDGLFSIENLAILLEKYKTRTYKIASITSCSNVTGIRTPYHQAAKLMHQNNGVCFVDFACSGPYVKIDMHPEDAESYLDAIFFSPHKFLGGPGTSGVLVFNKKLYNNMIPDCPGGGTVSWTNPWGEHKYIDNIEDREDGGTPGFLQVIKTALAIQLKEQMGIENILKREHEIVDYIFSELGNVTNIKILAGQHRDRLGVISFFVEDLHFNLGVKLLNDKFGIQTRGGCSCAGTYGHFLLHVDQETSHQLIDEISLGDLIRKPGWIRMSIHPTTTNAEIKWVCDSLKALAQNHKKWALDYDYNKDTNEFINHHPQTFEDELVKKWFAL
- a CDS encoding lysophospholipid acyltransferase family protein — translated: MQFLVFIIAFPFLWIISILPFRLFYWFSDFVYLILYYIIGYRKKTVRENLALAFPNLSAKERLVIEKKSYHHLCDIFLEMIKTMTISPEEMNKRFIITNLEVVKEYEKKGKSTILLASHYASWEWLLTLNEKTLFRGIGVYKKIANKYFDKLIRDIRSKYKAELVETKRAIPLIAENQEKGILSMYGLASDQSPKLNRAFHWDKFMGVEVPVHTGAEMLAKRYDLNVLFVKVKKVKRGFYEATFVPITDNPRSIPDFEITNVFLREVEKQILEAPEYYFWTHKRWKHKR
- a CDS encoding rhomboid family intramembrane serine protease, whose amino-acid sequence is MNTILIAIIVVNVLISYKGFNDLSFFRKYEFHVGSIRAGEQIRMLSSGFLHADMTHLIFNMLTLWFFAPVVIGYLGDFSFGLVYFGSLIFGSLLTMVFHKNDYSYRAVGASGAVTGVLYSAILLQPDMMLGIFFVIPIPAYLFGILYLLYSIYGMKAKNDNIGHTAHFGGAVGGYLITLIKEPQLFAEHTLMVILLAIPIVILFAMEKMGKL